Proteins from one Rhodothermales bacterium genomic window:
- a CDS encoding T9SS type A sorting domain-containing protein: MIHIYSGDPTQQANLIDCSDAPGGGTTDRVQTDIQPLQVIYVRVSGATSGPQGSYFLNTIDLLNTDAEEGGTPTSATLSAAYPNPFADQTTLDYVLPAAQDIHVAVYDVLGREVAVLHEGVQTAGEHEATFDAAGLPSGLYVVRLTVGDQTLARRVTIVR, from the coding sequence ATGATTCATATCTATAGCGGGGACCCCACGCAGCAGGCCAACCTCATCGACTGCTCGGACGCGCCGGGTGGGGGAACCACGGACAGAGTCCAGACCGATATCCAGCCCTTACAGGTCATCTACGTTCGTGTAAGTGGCGCGACATCGGGTCCCCAAGGGAGCTACTTCCTGAACACAATCGACCTGTTGAACACCGACGCCGAGGAAGGCGGTACTCCTACGAGCGCGACGCTGAGCGCAGCTTATCCCAACCCATTTGCGGATCAGACGACGCTCGACTACGTCCTCCCCGCTGCACAGGACATCCACGTCGCCGTCTATGACGTGCTCGGCCGCGAGGTCGCTGTACTCCACGAAGGCGTACAGACGGCCGGCGAGCACGAGGCGACGTTCGACGCCGCTGGATTGCCGAGCGGGCTCTATGTCGTCCGCCTCACGGTCGGCGATCAGACGCTCGCGCGACGCGTGACGATCGTGCGCTAA
- a CDS encoding OmpA family protein has translation MRSARPLLLVLFAALFAAQPADAQIFDRLKEGAKRGAERAAEREAARRADAAVTDVFEAADDAVRCAVGDDVCVRQAESDGKPVVYVDRNGEPLPADQQPAGSAAGSNGGPAPGGAAPGEGVWANYDFVPGDRVLFYHDFEGTRTGNFPSRLDYIAGNLDVVELGDNKVLRVGEGTSEGGPGGNGCVTIPLPETLPERYTIEFRVRTSDPLTRANVQLFSDGSDDTPDTRCTYPPKPHVFVGRHEQGLQLPGAAKSTGNAGLTVNEWMDVAITVDGDYWKMYVDGTRIANVPKYEFPRAPALHLFLNVYRYSLFVDDLRIAEGGPRSLYDDLDADGFVATTGILFDFGQATIKPESTPTLNEVVGMLEDHGDLRLRIEGHTDNVGSDDANRALSERRADAVRQHLVARGVDGGRLTTAGLGEDRPRSSNDTDEGRAENRRVEFHRL, from the coding sequence ATGCGCTCCGCCCGCCCGCTCCTCCTCGTCCTCTTCGCCGCCCTCTTCGCCGCGCAACCGGCCGACGCGCAGATCTTCGACCGACTCAAGGAAGGCGCTAAGCGCGGGGCCGAACGGGCCGCCGAGCGCGAAGCCGCCCGCCGCGCTGACGCCGCCGTGACCGACGTGTTCGAAGCCGCCGACGACGCCGTCCGCTGCGCCGTCGGCGACGATGTGTGCGTCCGACAGGCCGAGTCAGACGGCAAACCCGTCGTCTACGTCGACCGCAACGGCGAGCCGCTCCCCGCCGACCAGCAGCCGGCCGGCAGCGCAGCCGGATCGAACGGCGGCCCGGCTCCCGGCGGTGCCGCGCCGGGCGAAGGCGTGTGGGCGAACTACGACTTCGTCCCCGGCGACCGCGTGCTGTTCTACCACGATTTCGAGGGCACCCGAACCGGCAACTTCCCCTCCCGCCTCGACTACATCGCCGGCAACCTCGACGTGGTTGAACTCGGTGACAACAAGGTGCTCCGCGTCGGCGAGGGCACGAGTGAGGGCGGCCCGGGCGGCAACGGCTGCGTCACGATCCCGCTTCCCGAGACGTTGCCCGAGCGCTACACCATCGAGTTTCGGGTTCGGACGAGTGATCCGCTCACCCGGGCCAACGTCCAACTGTTCTCCGACGGCAGCGACGACACGCCCGACACGCGCTGTACCTACCCGCCCAAACCCCACGTCTTTGTGGGCCGCCACGAGCAGGGCCTCCAGCTTCCCGGCGCGGCGAAATCGACGGGCAACGCCGGGCTCACGGTGAACGAGTGGATGGACGTCGCGATCACCGTTGACGGCGACTACTGGAAGATGTACGTCGACGGCACGCGGATCGCGAACGTGCCGAAGTACGAGTTCCCCCGCGCCCCTGCGCTCCACCTCTTCCTCAACGTCTACCGCTACTCCCTCTTCGTCGACGACCTCCGCATCGCCGAGGGCGGCCCGCGCTCGCTCTACGACGACCTCGACGCCGACGGTTTCGTCGCCACGACCGGCATCCTCTTCGACTTCGGGCAGGCCACGATCAAACCCGAGTCCACCCCCACGCTCAACGAAGTCGTCGGCATGCTCGAGGACCACGGCGACCTCCGCCTCCGCATCGAGGGCCACACCGACAACGTCGGCTCCGACGACGCAAACCGGGCGCTCTCGGAGCGCCGCGCCGACGCCGTCCGGCAGCACCTCGTCGCACGCGGCGTGGACGGCGGACGGCTCACGACGGCCGGGCTCGGCGAGGACCGCCCGCGCTCGTCGAACGATACCGACGAGGGCCGCGCCGAGAACCGCCGCGTCGAGTTCCACCGGCTCTGA
- a CDS encoding heavy metal translocating P-type ATPase: MPRLRTWLAETRTEAVFTALTFAGMMTGLVGEWSDAPAAVVWTGYIVAYVFGGWFGLRAGLDAIRDFKVDIDLLMILAALGALAIGAPFEGAMLLFLFSLSNVLQHYAIGRSRQAIQALMKLRPETALVRRDGALTEVPVGEVAVGEVFVVVPGDRLPLDGAVETGESSVDQASLTGESVPVTKRPGDEVFGGTINGGGSLDVRVTKPAGESAIAKLIRLVEEAQSEKAETQRVIDRFEQPYALGVIGLTLVAIAVPIVALGEAFDPAFYRAMTLMVAASPCALVISTPAAVLSAIANGARRGILFKGGVYVEEAATIEAVAFDKTGTLTEGKTKLTDLRVLDPGLQDDDLLALAAAVQRRSEHHLARATVEAADARSLTVFDATEFQATVGRGVRARLDGATVHIGNPRYFEGRTDGFDAALAAVDELQREGKTAVIVARERDETLEVLGAMAFADTLRPGAAEAVRDLKRLGIRVVMLTGDNRVVAEQIAREAGVDEVYADLLPERKVEIVREIRETIGPVAMVGDGVNDAPALAAATLGIAMGAAGTDVALETADLVLMADDLDKITYAIALSRKTRRTLIANLGFSVGIIVVMLGFILTIGLPLPLAVVGHEGSTVLVSLNGLRLLGFRGHGA, encoded by the coding sequence CTGCCACGTCTCCGCACGTGGCTCGCCGAGACCCGCACCGAGGCCGTCTTCACCGCGCTCACGTTTGCGGGGATGATGACGGGGCTCGTCGGCGAGTGGTCGGACGCGCCCGCCGCTGTAGTGTGGACCGGCTACATCGTGGCGTACGTCTTCGGCGGGTGGTTCGGGCTCCGCGCCGGACTCGACGCGATCCGCGATTTCAAGGTCGACATCGACTTGCTGATGATCCTCGCCGCGCTCGGGGCGCTCGCGATCGGCGCGCCGTTCGAAGGGGCGATGCTGCTGTTCCTGTTCTCGCTCTCGAACGTCCTCCAGCACTACGCGATCGGCCGCTCGCGCCAGGCGATCCAGGCGCTGATGAAGCTCCGGCCCGAGACCGCCCTCGTCCGCCGCGACGGCGCGCTCACCGAGGTGCCCGTAGGCGAAGTCGCGGTGGGCGAGGTCTTCGTCGTCGTGCCCGGCGACCGGCTCCCGCTCGACGGCGCGGTGGAGACGGGCGAGAGCAGCGTCGACCAGGCCTCGCTCACCGGCGAGTCGGTGCCCGTCACGAAGCGGCCCGGCGACGAGGTGTTCGGCGGGACGATCAACGGCGGCGGCTCACTCGACGTGCGCGTGACGAAGCCGGCGGGCGAGTCGGCGATCGCGAAGCTGATCCGGCTCGTCGAGGAGGCGCAGAGCGAGAAGGCCGAGACGCAGCGCGTGATCGACCGGTTCGAGCAGCCGTACGCGCTCGGCGTGATCGGGCTGACGCTCGTCGCGATTGCCGTGCCCATCGTCGCGCTCGGTGAGGCGTTCGACCCGGCGTTCTACCGCGCGATGACGCTGATGGTGGCCGCGAGCCCCTGCGCCCTCGTCATCTCGACACCCGCCGCCGTGCTCTCGGCGATTGCGAACGGCGCGCGGCGCGGCATCCTCTTCAAAGGCGGCGTCTACGTCGAGGAAGCCGCGACGATCGAGGCCGTCGCCTTCGACAAAACGGGCACGCTCACCGAGGGCAAGACGAAACTGACCGACCTCCGCGTACTCGACCCTGGGCTGCAAGACGACGACCTCCTCGCCCTCGCTGCCGCCGTGCAGCGCCGCTCCGAGCACCACCTCGCCCGCGCCACCGTCGAGGCCGCCGACGCCCGAAGCCTGACAGTATTCGACGCCACGGAATTTCAGGCCACGGTCGGCCGCGGTGTCCGCGCCCGGCTCGACGGCGCGACCGTCCACATCGGCAACCCGCGCTACTTCGAGGGGCGAACGGACGGGTTCGACGCAGCGCTCGCCGCCGTCGACGAGTTGCAACGGGAAGGCAAAACCGCCGTGATCGTGGCGCGCGAGCGGGACGAGACACTGGAGGTGCTCGGCGCGATGGCGTTCGCGGACACGCTCCGGCCCGGTGCGGCCGAGGCCGTACGCGACCTCAAGCGGCTCGGCATCCGCGTCGTGATGCTGACGGGCGACAACCGCGTGGTGGCGGAGCAGATCGCCCGCGAAGCCGGCGTCGACGAGGTCTACGCCGACCTCCTGCCCGAGCGAAAAGTCGAGATCGTCCGCGAAATCCGCGAAACCATCGGTCCCGTCGCGATGGTCGGCGACGGCGTGAACGACGCGCCTGCACTCGCCGCCGCCACGCTTGGCATCGCGATGGGCGCCGCCGGCACCGACGTGGCGCTGGAGACGGCCGATCTCGTGCTGATGGCCGACGACCTCGACAAGATCACGTATGCGATCGCCCTCTCGCGCAAAACGCGGCGCACGCTCATCGCGAATCTCGGCTTCTCCGTGGGCATTATCGTCGTCATGCTCGGGTTCATCCTGACAATCGGGCTGCCGCTGCCGCTCGCCGTCGTCGGGCACGAGGGGAGCACCGTCCTCGTCTCGCTCAACGGGCTCCGCCTCCTCGGCTTCCGCGGGCACGGCGCGTAG
- a CDS encoding spondin domain-containing protein has translation MLARVLTFLFALTLAPLAVAQSTATYRVTFESTWSAATHPDGFPPDPHFSGLIGAAHDATATLWENGGIASDGIEQMAETGSKTLLRNEVEALLAQDRALAVVSGGGIGLSPGAVTLTFDVTEDHSLVSLVTMLAPSPDWFVGVSGLDLFDDGAWLPERAVDLFVYDAGTDSGPTYTSPNQDTDPPEPITRIVDAPFATNGTVGTFTFTLLNVTGSEDAAPATAFALAAPTPNPAVTRTTLRLQLGTAQPVRVEVFDLLGRRVATLHDGVLAPGSHPFDLDVRALPSGIYFARVQGAGTQATRRFVVR, from the coding sequence ATGCTCGCTCGCGTACTCACGTTTTTGTTCGCCCTCACGCTCGCGCCCCTCGCCGTGGCGCAGAGCACGGCGACGTACCGGGTGACGTTCGAGAGCACGTGGAGCGCGGCGACGCACCCCGACGGCTTCCCGCCGGACCCGCACTTCTCCGGCCTCATCGGCGCGGCCCACGACGCCACGGCGACGTTGTGGGAGAACGGAGGGATCGCCTCCGACGGCATCGAGCAGATGGCCGAGACCGGCTCGAAGACGCTCCTCCGCAACGAGGTCGAAGCACTCCTTGCGCAGGACCGGGCGCTCGCCGTCGTCTCCGGCGGCGGCATCGGCCTCTCCCCCGGCGCCGTCACGCTCACCTTCGACGTCACGGAGGACCACTCGCTCGTCTCGCTCGTGACGATGCTCGCCCCGAGCCCGGACTGGTTCGTCGGTGTAAGCGGGCTCGACCTTTTCGACGACGGGGCATGGCTGCCGGAGAGGGCCGTCGACCTCTTCGTGTACGACGCAGGCACCGATAGCGGGCCGACCTACACCTCGCCCAACCAGGACACCGATCCGCCCGAGCCCATCACGCGGATCGTCGATGCGCCGTTCGCCACGAACGGGACGGTCGGCACATTCACGTTCACCCTCCTCAACGTCACTGGGTCCGAAGACGCCGCTCCCGCGACGGCCTTCGCCCTCGCCGCGCCGACGCCGAACCCGGCCGTAACGCGGACCACACTCCGGCTCCAACTCGGCACGGCGCAGCCGGTCCGCGTCGAGGTGTTCGACCTCCTCGGCCGCCGCGTCGCCACGCTCCACGACGGCGTGCTCGCGCCCGGCAGCCACCCCTTCGACCTCGACGTGCGGGCGCTCCCGAGCGGGATCTACTTCGCCCGCGTGCAGGGCGCCGGCACACAGGCTACGCGCCGCTTCGTCGTGCGCTAG
- a CDS encoding thioredoxin family protein: MSDTPLISPLHPAATEGSLESYYAQGISFETFLPTAEKNAQLWQSVWDRVRLPDDLVERAAALPGAWHLLVLSEDWCGDAVNIVPVLAGLAEAVPTVDLRLLSRDAHLDLMDAHLTNGTSRSIPVVILLDEDFVERGWWGPRPTDLQRWVLEEGLKMDSEERYKIVRRFYARDKGRTTLEEIVDGIEVAAESR; the protein is encoded by the coding sequence ATGTCCGATACCCCGCTCATCTCCCCGCTCCATCCTGCCGCTACCGAGGGCTCGCTCGAATCCTACTACGCGCAAGGCATCTCCTTCGAGACCTTCCTCCCGACGGCCGAGAAAAACGCCCAACTCTGGCAGAGCGTGTGGGACCGCGTCCGCCTCCCCGACGACCTCGTCGAGCGCGCCGCCGCCCTCCCCGGCGCGTGGCATCTCCTCGTCCTCTCCGAAGACTGGTGCGGCGACGCCGTCAACATCGTCCCCGTCCTCGCCGGCCTCGCCGAGGCCGTCCCGACCGTCGACCTCCGCCTGCTCTCCCGCGACGCGCACCTCGACCTCATGGACGCCCACCTCACGAACGGCACGTCGCGCTCGATCCCCGTCGTCATCCTCCTCGACGAGGATTTCGTCGAGCGGGGCTGGTGGGGACCGCGCCCGACCGACCTCCAGCGGTGGGTGCTGGAGGAGGGGCTCAAGATGGACTCGGAGGAGCGCTACAAGATCGTCCGCCGGTTCTACGCCCGCGACAAGGGCCGGACCACGCTCGAAGAGATCGTCGACGGCATCGAAGTCGCGGCTGAAAGCCGCTAA
- the hrpB gene encoding ATP-dependent helicase HrpB, translating into MPALPIDPVLPELRATLRAHVSAVLQAPPGAGKTTRVPLALLDEDWLGGQRIVMLEPRRLAARAAAHRMASTLGERVGQTVGYRVRMDTKVSKQTRIEVVTEGVLTRMLQSDPALDGIGLVIFDEFHERNLPSDLGLAFALETQAALRDDLRLLVMSATLDGARVATLLDDAPLLTSEGRAYPVETHYLDRMPEPHWRIEGHAVAAVRRALAEHEGDVLVFLPGAGEIRRTESMLGEGGLPPGVTVAPLYGDLTQDAQDRAIAPSPASTRKVVLATPIAETSLTIEGVRVVIDGGLARAPRFDPNSGMTRLETVRISNASADQRRGRAGRLGPGVCYRLWTPPVQAHLAPHTPPEILTTDLAPLALELAAWGVHDPSALRWLDPPPAAAFDAARDLLTDLGALDGGTITAHGRAMAALGFHPRLAHLALRGRDLGVGATACDLAALLSERDLFRRQGDTYPPADLRLRLELLAARDGRSDNGFSRGYAVSRGAVHRVRKEAAHWRQRLGVGDSDRDRDIDAAGVLLALAYPDRIAERRPGGDGNDVRFRLRNGRAAVLRNAGALGSAEYLVAAHLDGRRGESTIFLAAPITTAEVATHFGGQIASEDVIAWDGDAGLVRARRQERLGAVVLRSGPLPNPAPTEVARALLNGVRERGLDALPWTKEAQRLRARIGFLHHHDADWPDVSDDALLAGLNGWLLPHLVGMKRLDDLRRLDLVALLSGLAGWNRRADLDRLAPTHLTVPSGSNIPIDYSEPAAPVLAVRLQEVFGLTETPRVGRGRVPLTLHLLSPAQRPVQVTQDLASFWRDAYFDVRKDLRGRYPKHPWPEDPLAATPTNRAKRRG; encoded by the coding sequence ATGCCAGCCCTCCCCATCGATCCCGTCCTGCCCGAGCTGCGGGCTACGCTGCGTGCGCACGTCAGCGCCGTGCTGCAGGCCCCGCCCGGTGCGGGCAAGACGACGCGCGTCCCGCTCGCGCTGCTGGACGAGGACTGGCTCGGCGGGCAGCGAATCGTGATGCTGGAGCCGCGCCGGCTGGCGGCCCGCGCCGCCGCGCACCGGATGGCTTCGACGCTCGGCGAGCGTGTCGGGCAAACGGTCGGCTACCGCGTGCGGATGGATACGAAGGTGAGCAAGCAGACGCGCATCGAAGTCGTGACGGAGGGCGTGCTGACGCGCATGCTCCAGAGCGATCCGGCGCTCGACGGGATCGGCCTCGTGATCTTCGACGAGTTCCACGAGCGGAACCTGCCGTCGGACCTCGGGCTCGCGTTCGCGCTCGAAACGCAAGCGGCGCTGCGCGACGATCTCCGCCTGCTCGTGATGTCGGCCACGCTCGACGGCGCCCGCGTCGCGACACTCCTCGACGACGCACCGCTGTTGACGAGCGAGGGCCGCGCGTACCCTGTCGAGACGCACTACCTCGACCGGATGCCAGAGCCTCACTGGCGGATCGAGGGCCACGCCGTCGCCGCCGTTCGCCGCGCGCTCGCCGAGCACGAAGGCGACGTGCTCGTCTTTCTGCCCGGCGCGGGCGAGATCCGCCGCACCGAGTCGATGCTGGGCGAGGGCGGGCTGCCACCGGGCGTCACCGTCGCCCCGCTCTACGGAGACTTGACGCAGGACGCGCAGGACCGCGCGATCGCGCCGAGCCCGGCGAGCACGCGAAAAGTCGTCCTCGCTACGCCGATCGCCGAGACGAGCCTGACCATCGAGGGCGTCCGTGTCGTCATCGACGGCGGGCTCGCGCGGGCTCCGCGCTTCGACCCGAACAGCGGGATGACGCGGCTCGAAACGGTGCGCATCTCGAACGCCTCGGCCGATCAGCGGCGCGGCCGGGCGGGGCGACTCGGGCCGGGCGTCTGCTACCGGCTGTGGACGCCGCCCGTGCAGGCCCACCTCGCCCCGCACACCCCGCCCGAAATCTTGACGACGGACCTCGCCCCGCTCGCGCTCGAACTCGCCGCGTGGGGCGTCCACGACCCGTCCGCCCTCCGCTGGCTCGACCCGCCGCCAGCCGCCGCGTTCGACGCCGCGCGCGACCTCCTCACCGATCTCGGCGCACTCGACGGCGGGACGATCACGGCCCACGGCCGGGCGATGGCAGCCCTCGGCTTCCACCCGCGTCTCGCCCACCTCGCCCTCCGGGGCCGCGACCTCGGCGTCGGCGCAACGGCGTGCGATCTCGCGGCCCTCCTCTCCGAGCGCGACCTCTTCCGCCGGCAGGGCGACACGTACCCGCCCGCCGACCTCCGCCTCCGGCTCGAACTCCTTGCCGCGCGCGACGGGCGAAGCGACAACGGTTTCTCGCGCGGGTACGCCGTCTCGCGCGGGGCCGTCCACCGCGTGCGGAAAGAGGCGGCGCACTGGCGGCAGCGGCTCGGCGTCGGCGACAGCGACCGGGACCGGGACATCGACGCGGCGGGCGTCCTCCTCGCCCTTGCCTACCCCGACCGCATCGCCGAGCGGCGGCCCGGCGGCGACGGGAACGACGTCCGCTTCCGCCTCCGCAACGGCCGCGCCGCTGTCCTCCGCAACGCCGGCGCGCTCGGCAGCGCGGAGTATCTCGTCGCCGCCCACCTCGACGGGCGACGCGGCGAGTCGACGATCTTCCTCGCCGCTCCGATCACGACGGCCGAGGTCGCGACGCACTTCGGCGGGCAGATCGCGTCGGAAGACGTGATCGCGTGGGACGGCGACGCCGGGCTCGTCCGCGCGCGGCGGCAGGAGCGGCTCGGCGCCGTCGTGCTCCGCAGCGGCCCGCTCCCGAACCCCGCCCCGACCGAGGTCGCCCGCGCCCTCCTCAACGGTGTCCGCGAGCGCGGGCTCGACGCGCTCCCGTGGACGAAGGAAGCGCAGAGGCTCCGCGCACGCATCGGCTTCCTCCACCACCACGACGCCGACTGGCCCGACGTCTCCGACGACGCGCTCCTCGCGGGCCTCAACGGCTGGCTCCTCCCCCACCTCGTCGGAATGAAACGGCTCGACGATCTGCGGCGGCTCGACCTCGTCGCGCTCCTCTCCGGCCTCGCCGGGTGGAACCGTCGCGCCGACCTCGACCGGCTCGCGCCGACGCACCTCACCGTCCCGAGCGGCTCCAACATCCCGATCGACTACAGCGAGCCCGCCGCGCCCGTCCTCGCCGTCCGTTTGCAGGAGGTGTTCGGGCTGACCGAAACGCCGCGCGTGGGCCGCGGGCGGGTCCCGCTCACGCTCCACCTCCTCTCCCCGGCGCAGCGGCCCGTGCAGGTCACCCAAGACCTCGCGAGCTTCTGGCGCGACGCCTATTTCGACGTGCGGAAGGACCTGCGCGGCCGGTACCCGAAGCACCCCTGGCCGGAGGATCCGCTCGCGGCGACGCCCACGAACCGGGCCAAACGGCGCGGATAG